The genomic interval TAGCGTCGATGATGGTCACGCGCCGCTCGTAGTCCCAGCTCGGCTTGCGCTCGAGCCCGCTCGCGCCCTGCACGAGGAAGTAGGCCATCCGCTGCGCGACCTCGATGCCCTTCGTGTCGGCGGGCGACGAGATGCCCCCGGTGCACACCTGCCAACGCCCCGCGATGCGGGCCTCGACGTCGGCGATGGAGGTGTACGCGTGGAGCGGCCCCATCGGCGTCGCGCACGTCGACGCGACCCTGCGTGTCACGCGCACGTAGCGACCGCGGTTGCCCGAGGTCCCCTCGTTGAGCTCGAGGAAACGCCCATCCTTCGACGTGCGCGACGCGTACATGTTCGTGCCGCCGTTCGCGGTCAAGTTGATCTGGAAGTGCCCGGGACCATTCATCATCTGGGTGTCGAGGATCTCGACGCTCCGCTCGTAGTCGCCGCCCGCCCCCTTCTGGAGCTGGGAGCCCGTGACGGACGGGCCGGCCGCTGCGCGCCCCTGGACGAGGAAGTGCGCCCGCCCCTTCGCGAACGCGATGCCCTTCGTGTCGGCGGGGCTGTTCACGCGGCCCGAGCAGAGCGCCCACACGCCCTCGACCTTCGCCTCGACGTCGGCGATCGACGTGTACGTGTTCGACTCGCCGCTCGGCTCGGCGCAGTCGGGCATTTCCCACGGGCCGTCGTCGATGGTGGGGTTCGTGCCTCCGGGCCCCGGTACGCCGGGGTTGGGCCCGGGACCTGCGTCGTCTCCGGTCACCGGCTTCTCGATCTCGCCGATGGGGACGACCTGCCCCGAGCACCCGATGGAGCCGACGGCGAGACCGAGACCGAGCACACACGCAAAGGAAAGAAAGCGGATCTGCATGACGTTCACCTCTGCTCGTACAATCGCGGAGCTCGACGAAACGATCACGGAATCGACCCGGTCCCTTCGTTTTTTCGATCTCCCAGGAGAGCCTTCCGTGCACGCGGAGGGAGCGGCGCTCCGGGGTGCGCGACGGTGAAATGGCGCGCGGCCGCGCGTGCCTCGGCCTCTCGACCTTGGGCGGCGAGGGCCTCGATGCGGAGAGCGTCGCGCTCGACGGCGAGGATCCCCGAGGGGAAGCGAGACGCGTGAACCTCGAGCCGGGAGAGGGCGCGCGCGACGTCCCCCTGCGGAGCTCGGCGCGCGCGGCGTCGACGAGCTCCATCTCGTCGCCGAGGGACGAGCGAGGAGGAGGCGCAGCGGGGCGCGTGTCGTTCGCGGGTGCGACCGTGGCCTCGGCCGGAACGTCCTTCACGGACGTGGAGCGCCTCGGCGGGGCGCCCGCGCCGTTCGCGTGCGTGGGCGCAGCGACGTTCGACGGGGGAGGCCGAGGAGCATCGACGCTCGGGGGCTCTACGGGGGGGGCAGGCGTCGCGGCGAGCGCGTGCGCCTTCGCGAGGATCTGGCGCACGGCCCCGCCCGCGACGGCGAAGGTCGCGCGGCCACCGTCGAGCGTCGCCATGGGGGATTCTCGCGAGCCTTCGTCGCGCGAGCGATCGACGACGAGCGCCGAAGCGGAGGCCACCACGGCGATCGCGACGAGCGGCTTCAGCGCGAGGAGGCGCGCCCCCGCGAAGAGCCCGGTGAACGTCGCGCCAAGGCCAACCTTGGCCCCGACCTTCGTAGCCGCGACCTTGGTCGCGACGACCTTCGTGACCGCGGCACCTCCGGCGAGGGACGCCGCAACGAGCACCCGCGCGCGGAGATCGCCGCGAGGCCTCTCGGACCGCGCCGCCGCGAGCAAGTCGAGGTCGTCCCTCTCGTAGTCGCCCGAGCTCATGCGGGCCTCCCTTCGCGACGCAGGCGCGCCGTAGCCTTCTTGAACTCTTCCCGCGCGCGGCGCAGGCGTGAGGCGACCGTGCCGCTCGGGACGCCGATCATGACCGCGATCTCGGCCATCGTGAGCTCCTCGATCTCGTGGAGGACGAAGACCTCGCGCACGTCGTCCTCCAGGGACGCGAGCGCGCAGTCGAGCATCCTCCGCGCACGTTCGGCGTCGAGCCTCGCGTCGGGCAGCTCCGTCGTGGCGACCTCGGGCTCCCGATCGAGCGCCGTGAGCCTGCCGCTCCGTGTGCGCTCGCGCCGGACGAGGTGGATGGCGGTGGAGAGGAGGTACGCGCGCTCCTTCCCGATCTCGATCACGTCGACACGCGAGGCGGCGATGCAGAACGCCTCTTGGGCGACGTCGTCCGCGGCGCCCTCCGAGAAGCCCATCCGGCGGACGTAGCGCCACACGAGCTCGAGCACGCCGGCCAGCACCTCGAGGCGCTCCGAGCGCGGGACCTCTCGCGCCATGGGCACGGGGCCCGGCAGAGAACGTTCGATCGGGCTCTCGGTGGCGGGGGTCACGGGGGCGCTCCCGAGGAAGATCGTCGGCGTGAGCGTTTTGATCATGGAATCGTCACTCCGAGGGCGAGAGACACGGCGAACCCCACGGCGGGCGGGCGGTAGGTCGTGCCTCCACCGACGATGACGAAGTCGTCACGGAGGCCCACGACGAGGCCCTCGACGCCCCCCGAGGCGAAGAATCGACGCGAAAAATCATAATGAGATCGGACACCTAGAGCGCCGACGAGCGAAGGACGGGAGCGTCGCTCCACCCGCGTCGCGCCGACACCCGAGGCGCCGAGCGCGCCGACCTCGAGCGCGAGGAAGGGCGACACGCTCCACCCACCGGCACGCACGCTCACGGGCGCGGCAGCGACGCGCCCGGCCAGGTAGGAGAACTCGCCCGAGGCGCCACCCCCCACGATCGTCTTGGGGACGCCCACGACGAACGAAGTCTCGACCCACGGGACCACGTTCGAGGGCCGTACGAGCCCCATCGTGAGGGAGAACGTCGCCTGGCCTTCGACGAGCGAGCGAGCTCCGGCTCCGACCGCTGCCGTGAGGGCGGCCGAAGGGGCCTCGGGGTGCGCGACCGGCGAAGGACGCGCCGGGACGCGCTTCGGTGCGCTCGAAACGACAGGCGCGACTGGGGCGGGAGGCGCGGGCTCCGGCTCGCCCCCATGCCCTACGGCGACGAGGACCGCGACGGCGCGCCGCGCTTCTTCGCACGAGTCGGCCCGCAAGGTGCGCGAGGGGATCGCGCGGTCTTCGTCGGTCCCCTCGACCCGGACTTCGATCGTGTCTCCCTCCGAGACGACGACGGCGCGGTACGACACACGGGGGGGCGCGCCTGCCCCCGTGGGAACGAGGGTGACGCCTCGGGCCGTCGCCTCGGCCGTGACGCCCTCGACCGTGAGGCACGGCGCTCCGACCACCTCGAGGCCGACCGGCTCACCGGCAGACGCGACGCGTGCCACTCCGAGCCACATGGCGACGACCGCGACTTGCGACGCCACCTTCGGCGACGACAGGAGAGCTCGCAGCGAGGGAAGAACCAGGGCCACGCCTCGCCCTAAGCACGGACCGTTCCGTCACGAGGTCCGGGGGAGGGCGTGAACGAGCTTTGACACCGGAGCGCCATCGCGCGGGAAACAGCCACTTTGGCGGCGGCACACCCCTTGCTGATGGGTCATCAAGTGATTCAACCAGTGAACCATAAGCCGCCGATGGAGATTCCCATGACCCGTTCTGTTTTCGTGCTCGTCGCCCTTGGCCTCACCGGATGTTGGATCGGTGGAGGGGGGAGCTACGACCGCTACGATGGCTACGACGGCTACGATCCGTCGCGCTCCACGGGCACCCCGACGACGGGGACGTCCACCCCTCCGAGAGACACCTGCGTCGACCCGAACGGCTTCGGGGGCCACGGCTGCTACCGCTGCAAGCCCACGACGATGGCCCAGCTCCTCGCCGCGTGCACCGACGCGAAGTACGAGACCTTCGACAACGAGGCGAGGATCCCCGGGTACACCGAGGGAGATCCCCTCCCCGAGATCGCGGACCAGGGCCCCGAGCTCCCGGCGTTCGACCCCGGGCCCAGCGAGACCCCGGACACGACCGTGCTGCCCACGTGCTCGCTTACCTCTCTCCGCACGCCGGTCCTCGTCTATGGGGCGACCGGCTTCCCGATGGAGCCCTTGGCGAAGGCCATGGGCACGGCGGCGACGATCGTGTTCCGCGAGGCTGGCTCGTGCGAGGGCGTGGCGAGCGTCGTGCTGAAGAAGCGCGTCGACGGTCCCGTGACCGTGTACTCCCCGAACGGCGACAAGTCGCGCTGCGTGCTCTCCGAGCCCCAGCCGGCCGACCTCGCCCTCTCGGCGCTCTTCGCGAGCTCGTGCGGCGGGCAGGCCGACCTCGCGGGCACCGTCACCCTCCCGACCGACATCGACGATCTCATCGGGCCCGTGAGCCCGGTCATGTTCGCGACCCCGGCCACCTCCAAGGAGCGCGCCATCAGCGCCGATGCCGCGTACCGCGTGTTCGGTATGGCGAGCTCCGGCGTCACGCCGTGGAACGACGAGAGCTCGGTGTTCCGCCGACGCGCGAGCTCGGGCAACCAGCAGACCGTGGCGCGGACG from Myxococcales bacterium carries:
- a CDS encoding RNA polymerase sigma factor codes for the protein MIKTLTPTIFLGSAPVTPATESPIERSLPGPVPMAREVPRSERLEVLAGVLELVWRYVRRMGFSEGAADDVAQEAFCIAASRVDVIEIGKERAYLLSTAIHLVRRERTRSGRLTALDREPEVATTELPDARLDAERARRMLDCALASLEDDVREVFVLHEIEELTMAEIAVMIGVPSGTVASRLRRAREEFKKATARLRREGRPA